GAGCCTGCAGAATGTTACAATGGAACAACCAGGAatttgaaaagcaaaaacagaatttatttatatcaGCTCTGATGGTTGAGACGTTCACAACATGGAAAACATTATCCAGTAAAGACACTTTATAGTGAGAGATTACTGGATTACTCTTAAAGGATCATGTAATTAATGATTACTTCCAATTTGTATAgccagacaaaaataaaagagcttatgaaaatgttgatttaagTTTAAAAGGAAAACTAAGGATCATCCATTTGCATGaccaaaagcatttttaaagcatttctgAACATCATTTAAAGAACTGAGAAACTGTACAGAGTCCCATTCTAAAGTGTACCTTTGAAACAACCACCCTACCTTCAGTTCTCAATGAAGTCGAACCCATAAAAAttgtatatttaaatgttttcaaaaaacaGTAAGAGCTGATACTAAAGATGAGGTAAATGATGGTGAACAATCtgaaagtgacagcagagaaatCATCACAGAATAGGGAAGAGATCGTGGAAGATGCAGCCAGAGAGACACTTTCTGTATTTGCAGACAGTGTTTCATGTTACTAGAGGTGCAACACAGTAGACTGAAGAGGATTTGGTTagaggatatttttttttctttctaacatTCAGACTCAACAGTATCAAAGAAATCTTTTccaaacataaaactgaaattaatgGTTCTGTTTTGCAAGGGATTTATTATGCTATAGTTCAAAGTAATCCACTCCTTTTAACAACATCACAGAAAGGTTCCCTATGTACAGATGGCAGAAGGAATTTAGAACCCATAGACTATCCTTGTGACACAGCTAATaatgcttttgtttatatatatgtCACTAAAGTACTTGAGACTTTACTAGAACAGGCAGATTTTATGGACTAAATAGTATTTGATCAAGAATTATTATGTGCACCGTTAGTCTTTTCAAGCCAGCAAGTATTACAAGGACAATAAGTTACTGAGACAGCAAAATATAAGTATTGATTTGGCGTTACATACTGATGATTTTGAAGTAATCCTTTGGGCACCTCTAGAAAACTCCGTTACTACAGTATATTGAGTTGCCCTGGATTTATCAGCAAGGTTTTGATCAAATCTCAATTAAACTAGCTGTTTTGGGTAAAAGTATGGATGTAAGGCAACATGGCTTATTGAACCACTGACGAAAGCTGTACCAAGACCAAAAGGAACAATATGGTTTGGATGAATTTGCTGAATTTTTAGGTCATTTTGTCAGCGGTGCTGCAAGGTTATCTGCAGCATGTGGTTTTGAAGGCTATACAAGTTTTACAAGTTTCAACAAGTTTGGGTAGTTTTGTACAATAAGTTGGAACCAAATTGAAATCACTGAATTAAATCATTTCCAACTGAGGGGTGTTggtcaacacaacacacaaaaaaattaaattgtacTGAACAAACAATCTACTACAATCTACTGTTCTGTCATCCAGTCACTGAATTTCCTCCAGATGTTTCACATGACCTTTTGGATTGTGTCACTTACCCAGTCCTGTGACCATTCCATTGGTTCATTCTCCTGAAGAGGGGGCGCACATTTTCCCTAAGGTGGAAAGAGCTAGAGGGACAGCCTACCGTGTCGAGGTCCAGGAGAGATGGCCTATTTTGCCGATTATTCAAATGTTATGATTGAAGAAATGCAGGATACACTATGTACATTATTTacacaaatgctttttttaGCTTCCTCATTGGCCAGTCCTAAATATGACCACTGTGAACTGTTGTAATGAAGGCCAACACAAAGTCTTTATGGATActaatgttatttttgtttacaCTCTGATTTTATCTATTAAAATGACCGGCGGGGGTGGGAGGTGTGGTGTTTGGACTGTTTGTGCTGGACTTTGAAACTAAAAACGTAATAACAACAAGATCTCAATAAGATACTTAATAATATACTGTACAATCAAGTATTAAAGCTACAATGTATGTTGACACAGGGCCTctcaacaaaacactgtgataCAGTAATCACAAAATAACAGAGgtcatatttttgacatttcagtttatACTGTGGATCAGTTCAcgtaaccctaaccctaacccataaAACCAAAGAAAAGCACTGTGGTCCCAGGGCAGTTGTCCACTTTACCCTGGTGATAATCCAGTCATTTTACCAACCATGTGCTGGTATTtccaaaaatcacaaatatgtCTGTATCGGTAGATGGCAGCAGAAGCATGTGTTGGTATCTTTCCTGGACGTGTCACTGGCAGTGCAAATGTCtttaagtcaaaaataaaataaaaactagacTGGGTGCTAGACCAAGATTACATATTGATAAGTGATTTCAGCAACGTATAATGTACCTACAGTGTTGATGGTTCCAGTTGCTCTGTAGCACTGTCTGGCTGTCGGCGTTTTCCTGAAATACATCTGAAACATATTTAGCACATGCTCTGTTTAAAGAAAGGGTCATGTGCAGGTGTTGTTCAGTGCTATGTTGGTGTTAATAAGTGGTGGTGATGCATAGTATACTGTATGCACTGCGAGGGGCAAAGCCTACCGCCCCTGCAGTCTAAGTGTGTGGACATTTGCGTGAAAAAATGCGTTGGGCGTGTTGCTTATTAACGCAGGgtatgtgtgatgtgttgtcAACCAAGGTGAGACTGACAGTGACAATGGCGTGCATGGTGAGAGCAGTAAAATTTAACCTCTACTGCTGGTATATAGGAAGACAGTAATGAGCATTCCAGCCTTAGTTTGTTACAACTGCCTCAcatggtgggggggggctttCATTAAGTGCGATTAAATCACATCTAATGCTTCAGCAGCATGTCCTCGAGCCAAAAGCCACCCCCACTTTAAAAATAGACAAATGCATTTCAGAGAAGATTTGCTCTTTCTGTTGGTGGCAGCTTGACAACCTGTTTTAACATTCCAGCAGCACGACTGAGATGTCACAGCGTGTGGGAACGAGAGGACGCGTAAGGCAATGTTTTTGGACGTTGCCCTTTTCCCCGATTCCACACCCACCTCCTCTTCACCAGCTCACGACATGTTCTGAAGCAGTGCTGCTTTGCACCCGTCAGGGTCGATCACCGGCAAAGATGGGCTGAATATGGCACCACGGGATCCGCAGCGACAGCCGAGAGCAATGGTGGACAACGTCTCGCTTAGAGTAAAAACAGGATGACACAGAGTCCAAagcaagaaacaacaaaaccttCTCCCTTGTGATCCCTCCTCTGCTAGTGCTGTTGCACAACAGAGGCCAAcacatgaagagacagatgaGTCTAACAGAGTATTCAGTGCTtaaattagatttatttatttattatttatcatacAGGATGTAGTTATACTCATTCCAAATTTTTACCATTtcataaatgaaattaaatgatttttttggaAACAATTCTGTCTGGAGGAAAAACCCTGCACGCCAGAAGCACCATGAGTTTGTATTGTTTCTAGAATGTACAATTACATACTCATTATTTTTGCTTACAGTAAGTTCTACTGTACATAAATATGCCACACATATCCCTCTTTGCATTTGACTATGCATGTTTTTAAACCTGAAGCATAGGCACTGAATTTGTCCtcgtttcaaaacaaaacaataaacctCTAGATTCTGATTCATGTGTTCAACCCTTTCCCTTCTACTGTTTTGGCAAATGTCCAACCAGCAGGAGAAAGGTTTTCATCTAAAATACTTTCATAGAAAAGGATGAACAGCTCTTTTCACATAGACAATTCAAGAATAGGCAATACAATCATTAACCCATGCACATTACAGCAAAGATGTTTTTTCTAGTCAGGCTTAAAGCCTTTGCGTTTTTTATAATTAGGTTTTGCTCAACCTACTGATCGTACTGGAATTATAAGTCAGTGGGTCACAGCACTTACTCTGTTGAACATTTGAATGGGTTTGTATGTGCACCTACACGGTTATGGTAGAGCTGAAATACAATGAAGGCAGTCAAGGTGCGCTGTTGGTCTGATAAACATCGAGTATGTGTGCACCATGTCACTCAAGAACCACGCTGATGACCTTGAGAGAACCGATGTTAAAGAAACTCTGTGTGAAGTAAACTCCTATGTGTTTGGCTCTGATTTCCTGATCTGACTTGCAGCTGCAAAACTCATCTTTGGCAAACATAAATCACTGATAGTCTTATATTTATACATTCTGAAGTTCAAAAAGAACAATCCATTAAAAGTTGTCTGCAGAATAACTGTTGTGCTGTTCCTTAAAGGTGCTATGTCAGTTATTTAAACCAGTATGTCATAGTAgttatgtttttaattgtcAAGCAAATCTGAAGCAAACTTTTGAActgtcacaaaaaaagaaaatgcaactGATTGGGAGAGAATAAACTACGCTACACAAAGCATAGTTTCATCACAGGGTGGACACAGCTGATCAGTCATGTGAGTTAAATGGTCACTATATCAGAACTTATTTGGATAAAGTGTTTCCAATTAAGtgctttaactttttttttttaaggcaaaaACAACCTTATACTAATGTAAAAAGGTTTTTGCAAAACTGAGGAAGCCTTCTTGAAATCTTCagatttttaatcatttttttcaaatccaaTACTtcaaaatacatataaaaataatggaAACACAACTAATGTAAACTACTGTAAGCTATGATAGCTTGGTTATCATTTTTACCATAAATAAATAGCACAAAGGCTGAGACTATTTAACACCATTGGTACTGTACTATTCGTGCTCAAGTCACCAATGATATTGATACTTGTCCTCATGCatcattcttctttctttcatttcttctttactaaaaagtcaaaacatgtctgaagacatttttgtcttGATGTTCGTTAACTTCTACTTTCTGCCAGAAGCCATCAAGCACACTTTTTCACAAACCTGAGccagagccaaaaaaaaaatcttttgtgttgaatgcagacagagaagccatcCTTCTTCATGATGGTCATGAGTGTTACATTACACTAATTATGATACTAACTCAAATTTAATGTGACAACGGTTTACTGATGTGCCAATGATACACGTAGCACCTTAAATCTACATTCTCCCGTCTCTCGCTCACTCGTTCATTCACAcgtacatgtgtgtatatgcacaCATTATTGACATCAACTAGTCAGTGCTGAGCACAGTTTAGCATGCGAAAATTCTGCTTATTTGCCATTAGTTACTGTAGAGAAACTCCTTCATGCAGGTATCTCCGGCACATGATTGAGAAAGACAATAAACAGAACAGCTCAGGTTCAGTAACACTCTTATCTCCCAACCTCTTTTTAAAGGGTAGGATTAAAACAAGAGACATGAATGAAAGTCTATCAAAGCGGAAAATAGTAACTTTAACCCCTGTGGTTAATCCTTTAGATATCTAAGATATATTTGCCAGTGaactaaaaaacacaaccatTCGTCTCATGTAAAACAAGTTAACATACAGTGAagtctttcccttttcttctctgcaccTACTCACAGACAGAGTAAGAGGGGCAGTACAGGCATGTGCCAAAAGCAATATTaagcaaaacagaaatctgGGGGAAAATACTTTCACTAGTCACATTACAGCATTTCCTCATAGAACAGCAAATATGCCTGAGAGTTGAGTACCCTTGACTCTGGTACCGTCTGCACGGTAGTATCACTGATGTACACCCACTGGCCCTGGGAGCCGCTGCCAGCATCCCTtgcacctgaaacacacacatgcatacacacacagtgttattaTCATGGGGCACAGAGAATCATTTGAGAAACAAATAGCTATCTGATGTTGCATttgttattaaaacaaaacaaaacaaacaaaacaaagcactcaCCTCATGTGTGGGTAACTCTTTACATTAGGGAACACATATTAACCATTACCTAATTTTATTAGCATACATATTCTTAGAATACTGACCCTTTGTTAGTCATCATATGCCCTTAATAATGCTGTACTGCCACTAAGGCCCTCTCATTACCTACTTTTGTTCAGTTTACATATTTGTAGCAAATTATAGCAACGAAGTTAAAATAATGCCAAACAGCTAAAAACAGGTAGATGTACTGAATGTGTACTCCACATTCTGTCAGAAGTCACTATTAACAGCTTCTCTGGTCCTTATGTCATTACCAAAGAATACCTCCAGTTACAATATGTCAAGTTGTACTTCAACTTGTTTGCATCAACTACCTTTGAGCATTACTCAATACTGTATACTTGGACATTCTCCGTgagagggggggagaaaaagaaaaagagaaaatagcaTGGATCCATAGAACACAAAGATTTCTATTGATCCTGCACTTTGTGGAGGGAACTTTCAATGTCACAAGAGTGAGGTCTTTGCTGCAAACCACTGGCTGCTTTCAGCAACACACAGAGTAGATAAAAATGTCTTACAGAAGCTCGAGAGAACGAAACCCTGACCTGACAGGTTCTTGTGGTGCTGTTCGGTCTTCCTCTGGGGTGTGCGGACTTTTACATATGCAGTGTAGTGGCCTCCTCGCATTGACCCACTATGTTCAACAATCCCATACAGGCTGTATAGGACACGCTCACCAGCTGCCAGGTTCTAGCAAaaaatggaaagacagaaagggaaaacaaaaagggaaCCATATATATTAAAAAAGGTACAGACTCAGAGGTAGTTGTCTCCAGAAATAGAACCAAACAAGGACATTCATAAACTGAACTACTGAGGCAAGGAATAACAAAACCTTTCTGTATAGTCACAGTAGCGGTGAATATCAGACAGTTAAAAATCCCTTTAACGTAAGCTGGACATAGACAAGattaattcaatttcaaatacACTGCAATAGTAGTTTCATACCTTGCAGGATGCCGAGCAGAATGGAGCCAGATCCAAAATGAGGGGAAAATCAACATGACGGTTAACTTTTCGTAAGTTCATCCCTGccttaaaatacaaaaacagaaccAGAAGACATTCATATTCAGGCCCTTTTACACCACCATGTAAGCCTCACATATCATTACTGTTTAGGATAcgtgaaagaaaacacactgctgcattaaacacaacatttgacTCCATGGTAAAATAGAGTGCAAGAAAAGGCAGCATGTTCTCACCTGATGGAAGCGTTTAAGATGTAATGTGATGACGGGAGGCAGTGAGGATATCAGCATTTGCTTCCTGGCGCTGGTGTAGATCTTCTCCACTTTCTTATCTATGCATGGCAAAAGCATGAACGTCAGTGTCAGGTGTATCTGTTAAAAcattcattctgttttattcaaatgaGCAAAGTCAGGATtgtcttaaaaatgttttgatgaagaGAAAGTAGAAAATGTTCATCACAGGAAGATCTGGAGCAATGGAGAAACTGACAACTGCACAAAGAAGTGAGATTGAGACCAGGAAGAATTGTACTTCCTCTGATGTGTGTAAACACACTCTGCTACTGATGAACTAAACAGGGACATGTTCAGGGGTATCtaactgtacaaaaaagaaatatgagTGTTTGGAACACTGTCAGCACACAGCAAAAAAGTGAATTACACCACAATAGCGGAGTGAAAAGCTTCTTTGGACATTTTCGTAGTAATTTTCAAGAGCAAAAACTGGTCATTATTAGAACTGAATGGAATTTCAAGCTACATAAGGTGCCATGcccagtgaaaaatgaaattgcaGTGTTTAGCAGCCAACAATCAAGCCTACAGGGGATGGGAGTTCAGtaagaaagatttttttgttgagtATCACTTTAAGGGTTTCCTTGAGACAGACTAATGTACTGATCAGTAATTCTTGGTGTTGTTTTGTCTTACCAGTTGAACTGCTCTTACGCAGCTGCTTCTGTCTACGTTCAGTGCAGTTCTCACAAAGCAGTTTGTTGTTGCCCATCAGCAGTTCCACAGAGGTAAACTGGTGAAGGCAGGACTGGATGGAGCACTCCTTGGAGCTGGGTGTGTAACTGTGGGACAGTGCTTGGAAGGCTCCCTGGTGGTGTTGATGGTGGAGGTTGTCTCGCGATTGCGTTTCTCCCTGCTCGTCTGGAGAACAGTGTGCAGAGGGAGAGTCTCCAGAAGTGAAGCCAAGGTTGACTTTAGACACTGCGTTAACTAGCTGCTCTACTGTGCCACCTTGCCTTGTggtggatgatgatgaaggggaggaggcagagacGGGCAtgggagagggagtgagagcGGAAGTGGACGACGGCACGGCTGTGTGCCCGTGGCTGTGGCTGGAGGAAGAGGTGCGTGGGGCCCACTCGCTCTCTGAGGCCTCGCTGTCTGCATCATTACTGCTGTCCTGAGCACCTGAGTCTCTTTCACTGCCATCTGATAGACTGCCACCAGCAGCCATCTTGCAAACTGAGACACAACGGGCTGATCCACCTGCTACGCCCTCCTCCTCTAGCCGCTCCGCACTGCAGCCTGCTCCCTTCTCCTCCACAGAGCTTGAAGacctcctgctctgctgcttctggaaaaagaaaaagaaatacattagCCTCTTTCAAAGAGCATACTCTTGAATAAcctttaaatcatttttctATAAAGGTGGCTCTGGCCAACTGCTGAATAAAAGCATTCCCATTACAAGTAAAGGTGTGTAAAGGATTCTGACAAACTTACGTATGTCATTTTTGACAGAGACAAGAAACAGATGATTTAAATGGTGAGCCTTGATCATTTTAAAGCAGTACATGTGACTGAGAAAAGACTATTGCAAGCTACAAGAGCTTTACTACTTTTGGAAGaacaccaaaatgaaaaatcttctctctctcttgaccAATATGACACCAAGATTGAGAGAGATACGtaacaatacaaaaaagaaaaaaaaaaaaatcagacgctgcaatgtgaaaaaatattctaaaaaacaaaacatagaattaaatgaatacatgaaaacCCCacaaccataacaataaataaaatgtgaaaaagtatCTTAGGTGCTGCACCCAGGTCTTATAATGGTAACCCAGCCAATCACTCTGACACGTTAACTAAAATGTTGGTGGCATTCTTATGTAAACAAACAcgcatgaaaacacaacaggcGATATCGTGGTCAGCAAACATGTTCAAGGTCATGTACATATCTCAACAAGGTCAGTCTGGAAATAGATGGTGACATGGGTGCAAAATATCTGATAAACACATAATTACATTTATGCATCTGAAAAAATGTCAGCTATTAGCTTACCCACCATTACACCATACTTTGTATTTCTATTGGTGGGCTGTGAAAATAATTTAGAGGGCCAGCTTTAGAAAGTGACATATGATGGATAAAATGTCTACATTTGATCCACGCTTTGCACCTTGCAAAAGTATGTATTTACCATTGTattctttacacacacacccctacctGTCCGCTCAgctttcttgtgtttctgttgacCGATTGTGTTGCGGAAAGGACATGGTCAGCATGAGTCACATGGGTatcctgctctctgctgccctTCCCCAGCCTGCCAGGATTGGATGGTTTTGATATCTGAACACGGCAATTAAAACATCATCAGTTTTAAGGGGAAACTTATACAGTACAGAAACATAATGGTCAActttttcagctgaaaacaaatgtgcacaaatGTTTACTCACAAATGTCTATTAATCAAGATAGGTATCCCGTAGGATTGATAGCCATCATACTTAAATATTCTTTGCACTGATATTTTTATGAACAATTGTAACAGCTCACCCTCTCCTCTATGATTGGTAATGAGATGTCAATGAATGCCTCCTTCACTGTTGAAATCTGAAAGACAAATTGCATGCAAGTCATTGTCAGCATAAAACATTCATCAGCTTTCTTAATAAACATCATCAAAGCCAGTTATTAACAATTAATTTTATCTTCATCAAGTCTAAGAGAAGATGTAGGAAATGgctgtttctttgctttttttcctctccagttCCACACCTGGTGCTCTCTACCTTCAAGGATTTCTTTAGTTTTCACTGTGGCAGTGGCTTTGTTAACAACTCTGAGCTCcaacattttattgtaaatgCCTGCTGCAAACAGTTGGTGTTTCAGCTGGTCCTTGaagtgcttttctgttttttttttttctgttcacatCTTTTTCCTGGGACTTTAGTACATCATCATCCTTGGTTGTGGctatcaaagtgaaaaaaatgtaacagcTAGAAGAGGAATGGAGGGTTTCACAGCAAAATTTAACTGGCTTATGAACTCATTGATGAATTCAGAAGCAACTGCTGTCTCAATATTAGGTTGGCTGAAGAAAGCATAAACTTGTTAACCCTGCTGTGCTTGATTTGAGTAACACTGAAGGGAACACCATTGAGCTGTGTCTGATTGGTTCACACTATTTGGATCTTTTGCTACAGTTCATCTCCATACACTTACATgctcacactcctcacacatgATGGTGCTGGTCAGCTCGCCTACAAAGATGCGGTCTACGAAGTTCATCCTCACACCTTCCTTCCCATATGCTAATGGAAAGAGAGACATACCTGTCAGTTGACTACACATATTGTTATTATGTAATAAATAGTCAGTTCACTCCACTTAATCATTCTGATCACCATTATACAGTTTCTTCAATGAAAGCTGTCAGCTAATACTACTGAATTCCAATGTTATGTATTATGTTCTGTGTAGTTTATATTTGTCTGGATTATATTTTACTA
This sequence is a window from Scatophagus argus isolate fScaArg1 chromosome 9, fScaArg1.pri, whole genome shotgun sequence. Protein-coding genes within it:
- the usp45 gene encoding ubiquitin carboxyl-terminal hydrolase 45; its protein translation is MRLKDPFSLKAADMTKRTNKPRKPRDEESSDEVSGLTCQHVSKAVDLNSVKKSVLSNVWLVCSECLKERTMIDAEPVASHDIVVCLKCGFQLCNQSGIHHAVKHHQAVHPESHCITISLSTWKAWCFECNEELSIHCNKKALAQTLDFLQKHSVKATSGALPKIIKLQEEPLEYTDPPKGKSPVINSTLVPVKGINNLGNTCFFNAVMQNLSQTHMLIDLIQEVKEKGYKLRICPPVETNLSPLTVTLPGPEPLTSAMFLFLQSMKEPGKGPLSPKILFNQLCQKAPRFKGYQQQDSQELLHYLMDSIRVEETKRVKAGILKAFNNPTEKTADEDTKRQVKAYGKEGVRMNFVDRIFVGELTSTIMCEECEHISTVKEAFIDISLPIIEERISKPSNPGRLGKGSREQDTHVTHADHVLSATQSVNRNTRKLSGQKQQSRRSSSSVEEKGAGCSAERLEEEGVAGGSARCVSVCKMAAGGSLSDGSERDSGAQDSSNDADSEASESEWAPRTSSSSHSHGHTAVPSSTSALTPSPMPVSASSPSSSSTTRQGGTVEQLVNAVSKVNLGFTSGDSPSAHCSPDEQGETQSRDNLHHQHHQGAFQALSHSYTPSSKECSIQSCLHQFTSVELLMGNNKLLCENCTERRQKQLRKSSSTDKKVEKIYTSARKQMLISSLPPVITLHLKRFHQAGMNLRKVNRHVDFPLILDLAPFCSASCKNLAAGERVLYSLYGIVEHSGSMRGGHYTAYVKVRTPQRKTEQHHKNLSGARDAGSGSQGQWVYISDTTVQTVPESRVLNSQAYLLFYEEML